One genomic region from Streptomyces sp. NBC_00457 encodes:
- a CDS encoding dihydrofolate reductase family protein gives MGKLVSQIFVSLDGVYQAPGGPQEDTRGGFEQGGWTVPYAEEDFGAFVTEVFGSVDAFLLGRRTYDIFAGYWPKVTDPADPVASKLNALPKYVASSTLTDPEWSGTTVLGGDLAKEVTALKERTDGEIQVHGSGALLQSLFALDLVDTVHLLTFPVVLGAGFRLFPEGAVPTAFRHSGGRITSTGVSIQSYNLAGRPEYGSYELPENA, from the coding sequence ATGGGCAAGCTCGTCTCCCAGATCTTCGTCAGCCTCGACGGCGTCTACCAGGCACCGGGCGGCCCGCAGGAGGACACCCGGGGCGGCTTCGAGCAGGGCGGCTGGACCGTTCCCTACGCCGAGGAGGACTTCGGCGCGTTCGTCACCGAGGTCTTCGGCAGCGTCGACGCGTTCCTCCTCGGCCGCCGTACCTACGACATCTTCGCCGGGTACTGGCCGAAGGTGACCGACCCCGCCGACCCCGTCGCCTCCAAGCTCAACGCCCTGCCCAAGTACGTCGCCTCGTCCACCCTCACCGACCCCGAGTGGTCCGGCACCACCGTGCTCGGCGGCGACCTGGCCAAGGAGGTCACCGCCCTCAAAGAGCGCACCGACGGCGAGATCCAGGTCCACGGCAGCGGCGCACTCCTGCAGTCCCTGTTCGCCCTCGACCTCGTCGACACCGTCCACCTGCTGACCTTCCCGGTCGTGCTGGGCGCCGGCTTCCGGCTCTTCCCGGAGGGCGCGGTGCCGACCGCCTTCCGGCACAGCGGCGGACGGATCACCTCGACGGGCGTCTCCATCCAGTCGTACAACCTCGCGGGCCGCCCGGAGTACGGCTCCTACGAGCTGCCCGAGAACGCCTGA
- a CDS encoding cytochrome P450 family protein — translation MADVIDMGEFGEGFRVNPHPAYARLRAEGPVHRVRLPEWHSEVWLVVGHEEARTALAEPRLSKDGAKIGLKSLDEELIGKNLLVTDPPQHTRLRGLIARAFTMRRVEALRPRIQQLTDELLDAMLPRGRADLVESLSYPLPITVICELLGVPEMDRAEFRKMSTEAVAPSTPGSEHDAYVRLGAYFTDLIEDKRAAGPSGDLLSDLIRTTAEDGDRLSPDELRGMAFILLIAGHETTVNLITSGVHSLLTHPDQLAALRADMGLLDGAVEEMLRHEGPVETATFRYAAEPLELGSVRIDRGESVMIGLTAANRDASRYPAPDTFDIRRDARGHVAFGHGIHFCLGAPLARLEARTAIRSLLDRAPDLALDGPPGEWLPGMLMRGMRSLPVRW, via the coding sequence ATGGCGGACGTCATCGACATGGGGGAGTTCGGCGAGGGGTTCCGCGTGAACCCGCATCCGGCGTACGCACGCCTGCGCGCCGAAGGCCCCGTCCACCGCGTCCGGCTGCCCGAGTGGCACTCCGAGGTGTGGCTCGTCGTCGGGCATGAGGAGGCGCGTACGGCACTCGCCGAGCCGCGGTTGTCCAAGGACGGTGCCAAGATCGGCCTGAAGTCCCTCGACGAGGAGCTGATCGGGAAGAACCTGCTGGTCACCGACCCGCCCCAGCACACCCGGCTGCGCGGCCTGATCGCCCGCGCCTTCACCATGCGCCGCGTGGAGGCACTGCGCCCGAGGATCCAGCAGCTCACGGACGAACTGCTCGACGCGATGCTGCCGCGGGGCCGTGCCGACCTGGTGGAGTCCCTGTCCTATCCGCTGCCGATCACCGTCATCTGCGAACTGCTCGGCGTGCCCGAGATGGACCGCGCGGAGTTCCGCAAGATGTCCACGGAGGCGGTGGCGCCGAGCACCCCGGGCAGCGAGCACGACGCCTACGTCCGCCTCGGCGCGTACTTCACCGACCTGATCGAGGACAAGCGCGCCGCCGGGCCGAGCGGCGACCTGCTGAGCGACCTGATCCGCACCACCGCCGAGGACGGCGACCGGCTCTCCCCGGACGAACTGCGGGGCATGGCCTTCATCCTGCTCATCGCGGGCCATGAGACCACGGTCAATCTCATCACCAGCGGCGTCCACTCCCTGCTCACCCACCCCGACCAACTCGCCGCGCTGCGCGCCGACATGGGCCTTCTCGACGGCGCCGTCGAGGAGATGCTGCGCCATGAGGGCCCGGTGGAGACGGCGACGTTCCGGTATGCCGCGGAGCCCCTGGAGCTGGGCAGCGTCCGGATCGACCGGGGCGAGTCGGTGATGATCGGCCTCACCGCCGCCAACCGTGACGCGAGCCGCTACCCCGCTCCCGACACCTTCGACATCCGCCGTGACGCCCGCGGCCATGTCGCCTTCGGCCATGGCATCCACTTCTGCCTGGGCGCCCCGCTGGCCCGCCTCGAAGCGCGTACGGCGATACGGTCCCTGCTCGACCGCGCCCCCGACCTCGCCCTCGACGGCCCACCCGGCGAGTGGCTCCCGGGCATGCTGATGCGCGGCATGCGCAGCCTGCCGGTGCGCTGGTGA
- a CDS encoding ribonuclease domain-containing protein, with amino-acid sequence MRFPPRITRIGAAAAVLSALLIGGTVTATPAAAAVGSICYTDLPSQAHDTLDLIEQGGPYPYEQDGTVFQNREGVLPSQSTGYYHEYTVITPGSSTRGARRIVTGEENQEDYYTADHYESFDLVDYGC; translated from the coding sequence ATGAGATTCCCCCCACGGATCACTCGCATCGGCGCCGCAGCCGCCGTTCTGTCCGCCCTTCTCATCGGCGGCACCGTCACCGCCACCCCGGCGGCCGCCGCCGTCGGCAGCATCTGCTACACCGACCTGCCCTCCCAGGCGCACGACACGCTCGACCTGATCGAGCAGGGCGGCCCGTACCCGTACGAGCAGGACGGGACGGTCTTCCAGAACCGCGAAGGCGTCCTGCCTTCCCAGTCGACCGGGTATTACCACGAGTACACGGTCATCACGCCGGGTTCGTCCACGCGCGGAGCTCGCCGGATCGTCACCGGTGAGGAGAACCAGGAGGACTACTACACCGCGGACCACTACGAGTCGTTCGACCTGGTCGACTACGGCTGCTGA
- a CDS encoding response regulator transcription factor, with protein MTAIRVLLVDDDPLVRAGLSFMMGGAEDIEIVGEAADGREVEALVDRTSPDVVLMDIRMPSMDGLTATERLRGRKDAPQVVVLTTFHADEQVLRALRAGAAGFVLKDTPPAEIVDAVRRVAAGDPVLSPSVTRRLMEHAAGAAADTRRARARARIEALNDREREVAVAVGRGLSNAEIAAALFMSVATVKTHVSRILAKLDLNNRVQIALLAYDAGLLEESEEDGH; from the coding sequence ATGACTGCGATCAGAGTGCTCCTCGTCGACGACGACCCCCTCGTACGGGCCGGGCTGTCCTTCATGATGGGCGGGGCCGAGGACATCGAGATCGTCGGGGAGGCGGCCGACGGCCGTGAGGTCGAGGCACTCGTCGACCGCACCAGCCCGGACGTCGTCCTGATGGACATCCGGATGCCGTCGATGGACGGGCTGACGGCCACCGAGCGGCTGCGCGGCCGTAAGGACGCCCCGCAGGTCGTGGTCCTGACCACCTTCCACGCCGACGAACAGGTGCTGCGGGCGCTGCGTGCCGGCGCCGCCGGATTCGTCCTGAAGGACACCCCGCCCGCCGAGATCGTCGACGCGGTGCGCCGGGTCGCGGCCGGCGACCCCGTCCTGTCGCCCTCTGTCACCCGCCGGCTGATGGAGCACGCGGCCGGTGCCGCGGCCGACACCCGGCGGGCACGCGCGCGTGCCCGCATCGAGGCCCTCAACGACCGTGAACGCGAGGTCGCCGTCGCGGTCGGCCGGGGGCTGTCCAACGCCGAGATCGCCGCCGCCCTCTTCATGAGCGTGGCCACCGTCAAGACCCATGTCTCCCGCATCCTGGCCAAGCTCGACCTCAACAACCGTGTGCAGATCGCCCTGTTGGCATACGACGCGGGACTTCTGGAGGAATCCGAGGAGGACGGGCACTGA
- a CDS encoding sensor histidine kinase, translating to MTGDKAEQAVSAFQGRRWLFPSAVIHELDPDVGASGRRPRRTARDWVVDFSCFLLAVLIGLAAADTVNGDPNTSKSLAGIDQLLGALACALVWLRRRWPVGLAAVMVPLSFVSGTAGGAGLIIFFSLAVHRPFKYVAWIGGTSLAGIPLYFWWRPEPDLAFVPAVLLTSLLTVSTIACGLLVRVKRQLMLSLRDRALRAETEAKLRAEQAQRLAREAIAREMHDVLAHRLTLLSVHAGALEFRPDAPQAEVARAAGVIRESAHEALQDLREIIGVLRAGEPDEAGRPQPTLAALDALVAESREAGMKVTLDNRVTDPAAVPASVGRTAYRIAQEGLTNARKHAPGTEVTVTVTGGPGEGLTVDVRNPAPEGEVPPVPGSGQGLIGLTERATLAGGRLAYGPEGDGGFGVRGWLPWG from the coding sequence GTGACTGGTGACAAGGCGGAGCAGGCTGTGTCGGCGTTCCAGGGGCGCCGGTGGCTGTTCCCGTCCGCCGTGATCCATGAGCTCGACCCCGATGTCGGAGCGTCCGGGCGGCGACCGCGGCGCACCGCACGGGACTGGGTCGTCGACTTCTCCTGCTTCCTGCTGGCCGTCCTGATCGGCCTGGCAGCCGCGGACACCGTGAACGGAGACCCGAACACCTCGAAATCACTCGCCGGCATCGACCAGTTGCTCGGCGCCCTCGCCTGCGCCCTGGTCTGGCTGCGCCGCCGCTGGCCGGTCGGGCTCGCCGCCGTGATGGTTCCCCTCAGCTTCGTCTCCGGCACCGCGGGCGGCGCCGGCCTGATCATCTTCTTCTCGCTCGCCGTGCACCGGCCCTTCAAGTACGTGGCCTGGATCGGCGGCACTTCCCTGGCGGGCATCCCGCTCTACTTCTGGTGGCGCCCGGAGCCCGACCTGGCGTTCGTGCCGGCGGTCCTGCTCACCTCGCTGCTCACCGTCTCGACCATCGCCTGCGGCCTGCTCGTACGAGTCAAGCGGCAGCTCATGCTGAGCCTGCGCGACCGCGCCCTGCGCGCCGAGACGGAGGCGAAGCTGCGCGCCGAGCAGGCGCAGCGGCTGGCCCGCGAGGCCATCGCCCGGGAGATGCACGACGTGCTCGCGCACCGGCTGACGCTGCTGAGCGTGCACGCCGGTGCGTTGGAGTTCCGGCCCGACGCGCCGCAGGCGGAGGTCGCGCGGGCCGCCGGCGTCATCCGGGAGAGCGCGCACGAGGCGCTCCAGGACCTGCGCGAGATCATCGGCGTGCTGCGGGCCGGCGAACCCGACGAGGCCGGCCGTCCGCAGCCGACGCTCGCCGCGCTGGACGCCCTGGTCGCCGAGTCCCGCGAGGCCGGCATGAAGGTCACCCTCGACAACCGCGTCACCGACCCCGCCGCCGTCCCGGCCTCCGTCGGCCGCACCGCCTACCGCATCGCCCAGGAGGGCCTGACCAACGCCCGCAAGCACGCCCCCGGCACCGAGGTCACCGTGACCGTCACCGGCGGCCCGGGGGAGGGCCTGACCGTGGACGTACGGAACCCGGCACCCGAGGGCGAGGTGCCACCCGTGCCCGGCTCCGGGCAGGGCCTGATCGGACTGACGGAACGGGCCACGCTGGCCGGGGGGCGGCTCGCGTACGGGCCGGAGGGGGACGGGGGATTCGGGGTGCGGGGTTGGCTGCCGTGGGGGTGA